A window from Dysidea avara chromosome 2, odDysAvar1.4, whole genome shotgun sequence encodes these proteins:
- the LOC136247945 gene encoding zinc finger BED domain-containing protein 4-like has product MIAIDSQPIYIVEDPGFISFVKSLEPRYKIPSRKYFTEKVFPKIIKGVKVVVDKILHSPNVKHYSFTTDIWSTNTAYRCLLSMTAHWMSDGFERMSAVSHVTLLEESHTGNYICEKFCQMLLTWGINKENVHIVLRDNASNMGRAMTDANLCSYGCFAHSLQLVVNDGVLSQRVVSDLLAVCRSIVGHFRRSAVAYDELKKIQQQLDIPEYNLKQDEPTRWNSSLYMLQSVVEQKMSLAAYGSDGSIPVLTSTQLDIANKVIDILSPVEEITRTISEDEACISVIILCLLESLQKRFYDIEETDFLVLSTMLDPRYKDKIFSSTNSHESTKDLLEDVYKFQTCEKSIASVDTSALTEIDKYLFEPLIYLKKGDPYKWWKLNNVCYPVLSQLARRYLSAPPTSVPSERLFSGAGAIYDDKRSCLKPEFMEDLLLIKYNFPTVGNCYQV; this is encoded by the exons ATGATAGCGATAGATAGTCAACCAATATACATTGTTGAGGATCCAGGGTTTATTAGTTTTGTCAAAAGCCTTGAGCCTCGGTACAAGATTCCAAGCAGGAAATATTTCACTGAGAAAGTATTTCCTAAGATAATCAAAGGGGTTAAAGTTGTGGTAGACAAAATTTTGCATAGTCCAAATGTTAAACATTACAGCTTTACCACAGATATTTGGAGCACCAATACTGCTTACAGGTGTCTACTAAGTATGACAGCTCACTGGATGTCTGATGGTTTTGAAAGGATGTCAGCTGTATCACATGTTACTTTACTGGAGGAATCACACACTGGAAATTACATATGTGAAAAATTTTGTCAGATGCTTTTGACCTGGGGGATTAACAAAGAAAATGTACATATTGTACTCCGTGACAATGCATCTAACATGGGGAGGGCGATGACAGATGCAAATTTGTGTAGTTATGGCTGTTTCGCACATAGTTTGCAATTGGTCGTAAATGATGGGGTGTTGTCTCAACGTGTTGTGTCTGATTTATTGGCTGTCTGTAGAAGCATAGTAGGACACTTCAGGAGGTCTGCTGTAGCTTATGATGAGTTAAAGAAAATCCAGCAGCAACTTGACATTCCAGAATATAATCTCAAACAAGACGAGCCAACAAGATGGAACTCTTCCCTCTACATGCTACAATCTGTAGTTGAGCAAAAAATGTCACTTGCTGCTTATGGATCAGATGGTTCTATCCCTGTTCTTACATCAACCCAGTTAGATATAGCCAACAAGGTTATAGATATTTTATCACCAGTAGAAGAAATTACTCGAACCATTTCAGAAGACGAGGCATGTATATCTGTCATTATCCTATG TCTGCTAGAGTCATTACAGAAGAGGTTTTATGACATTGAAGAGACAGATTTTCTGGTATTATCCACTATGTTAGATCCTCGATATAAAGACAAAATTTTTAGTTCAACAAATTCTCATGAAAGTACTAAGGACCTACTTGAAGATGTTTACAAATTCCAAACTTGTGAAA AGTCAATTGCTTCAGTAGATACAAGTGCACTTACTGAAATTGATAAATATCTTTTTGAACCATTGATTTATTTAAAGAAGGGAGATCCATACAAGTGGTGGAAACTTAACAATGTGTGTTATCCTGTACTTTCTCAATTAGCCAGAAGATATCTCAGTGCTCCACCCACAAGTGTCCCCTCGGAACGATTGTTTTCAGGAGCAGGTGCCATTTATGATGACAAACGAAGTTGCCTAAAGCCAGAGTTTATGGAAGATTTGCTGTTGATAAAGTACAACTTTCCCACTGTTGGTAACTGTTATCAGGTTTAG